In Flagellatimonas centrodinii, a single window of DNA contains:
- a CDS encoding rod shape-determining protein, which produces MIDAVRRLFVNDLSIDLGTANTLIYVRDEGIVLNEPSVVAIRLDAKGSKKIEAVGIDAKQMLGRTPNNISTIRPMRDGVIADYTVTEKMLQYFIRKVQKGRMMRPVTRVVVCVPYGSTQVERRAIRESVENAGARKVYVIEEPIAAALGAGIPVGEARGSMVVDIGGGTSEVAVISLNGIVYAESVRIGGDKFDEAIVSYVRRQYNMLIGEATAERIKQEIGTAFPGHEVTEIDVVGRHLAAGVPRNFTMNSNEILDALQEPLAGIVKAVKQALERTPPELGSDVAERGIVLTGGGALLRDLDKLISEETGLPVIIADDPLTCVARGGGMVLNMLDRQGDFYSFD; this is translated from the coding sequence ATGATCGACGCCGTCCGCCGCCTGTTCGTCAATGACCTGTCCATTGACCTCGGTACCGCCAACACCCTCATCTATGTGCGTGACGAGGGTATCGTCCTCAATGAGCCGTCCGTCGTCGCCATCCGGCTTGATGCCAAGGGCAGCAAGAAGATCGAAGCCGTCGGCATCGACGCCAAGCAGATGCTGGGCCGTACCCCCAACAACATCTCCACCATCCGCCCCATGCGCGATGGCGTGATCGCCGACTACACGGTCACCGAGAAGATGCTGCAGTACTTCATCCGCAAGGTGCAGAAGGGTCGCATGATGCGACCGGTCACCCGGGTGGTGGTCTGCGTGCCTTACGGCTCCACCCAGGTGGAACGCCGTGCCATTCGTGAATCAGTGGAAAACGCCGGCGCCCGCAAGGTCTATGTCATCGAGGAACCGATCGCAGCGGCGCTCGGCGCCGGCATTCCGGTCGGTGAAGCCCGGGGCTCGATGGTGGTCGACATCGGTGGCGGCACCTCGGAAGTGGCGGTGATCTCGCTCAACGGTATTGTCTACGCCGAAAGCGTGCGTATCGGCGGCGACAAGTTCGACGAGGCCATCGTCAGCTACGTACGTCGCCAATACAACATGCTGATCGGCGAAGCCACTGCCGAGCGCATCAAACAAGAGATCGGCACTGCCTTCCCGGGTCATGAAGTCACCGAGATCGACGTTGTCGGCCGTCACCTCGCGGCCGGGGTACCCCGCAACTTCACGATGAACTCCAACGAGATTCTCGACGCCTTGCAGGAGCCCCTCGCCGGCATCGTCAAGGCGGTCAAGCAGGCGCTGGAACGCACCCCGCCGGAGTTGGGCTCGGACGTCGCCGAGCGCGGCATCGTGCTCACCGGTGGCGGCGCCCTGTTGCGCGATCTCGACAAGCTGATCTCGGAAGAGACCGGCCTGCCGGTCATCATTGCCGACGACCCGTTGACCTGCGTGGCCCGGGGTGGCGGCATGGTGCTCAACATGCTGGACCGTCAAGGCGACTTTTACAGCTTCGACTGA
- the gatC gene encoding Asp-tRNA(Asn)/Glu-tRNA(Gln) amidotransferase subunit GatC, whose amino-acid sequence MSLSPEQVRQVAHLARLDLQPELVEPYARQLSNILDLVGRLSSADTAGVTPMAHPMDMTQRLRPDVVTETDRRETYQAHAPSVDSGLFLVPKVIE is encoded by the coding sequence ATGAGCCTCAGTCCCGAGCAAGTCCGGCAGGTGGCGCATCTGGCGCGCCTCGACCTCCAGCCCGAGCTGGTCGAGCCCTATGCGCGGCAGCTCAGCAACATTCTCGATCTGGTGGGTCGGCTGTCTTCGGCCGACACGGCCGGGGTGACCCCGATGGCCCACCCGATGGACATGACCCAGCGGCTGCGGCCCGACGTCGTCACTGAGACCGATCGTCGCGAGACCTACCAGGCGCACGCGCCTTCGGTTGATAGCGGTCTGTTTCTGGTCCCCAAAGTCATCGAATAA
- the gatA gene encoding Asp-tRNA(Asn)/Glu-tRNA(Gln) amidotransferase subunit GatA has protein sequence MHTLSIAALAEGLRAKRFSSRELTAHFLGRIERLDPQLNSFITVTADQALAQADAADALLARGGGGPLTGIPLAQKDIFATEGVRTSCASRMLDRFIAPYDATLVKKLHGEAGMVMLGKCNMDEFAMGSSNETSWYGPVKNPWDTGRVPGGSSGGSVACVAAGLAPVATATDTGGSIRQPAALTNLTGIKPTYGRVSRFGMIAFASSLDQAGVVAHSAEDAAWVLQAMSGFDPLDSTSVERPVDDLVAPLTQSIKGLRVGLPTEYFADGMSPGVRACVDAAIKALTEQGAEFSEVSLPNAPLSVPTYYVVAPAEASSNLARYDGVRFGHRAESVKNLEELYKKSRGEGFGAEVQRRIMIGTYVLSHGYYDAYYLQAQKVRRLIAEDFRRAFEQVDVILAPTTTDVAFRFGEKTDDPVAMYLNDIYTIAANLAGIPALSMPAGFSEGLPVGVQLMGNYFDEARLLNVAHQYQQASDWHLQRPEAFK, from the coding sequence ATGCACACACTGTCGATAGCAGCACTGGCCGAGGGGCTGCGCGCCAAGCGCTTCTCCTCGCGCGAGCTGACTGCACACTTCCTCGGACGCATCGAGCGTCTTGACCCTCAGCTCAACAGCTTCATCACCGTTACCGCCGACCAGGCGCTGGCCCAGGCGGATGCGGCTGACGCCCTGTTGGCCCGTGGCGGTGGCGGGCCACTGACCGGGATCCCCCTGGCACAGAAGGATATTTTTGCCACGGAGGGTGTGCGGACCAGTTGTGCCAGCCGGATGCTCGACCGGTTCATCGCGCCCTATGACGCCACGCTGGTGAAGAAGCTGCACGGCGAGGCCGGCATGGTGATGCTGGGCAAGTGCAACATGGACGAATTCGCCATGGGGTCGTCCAACGAGACTTCCTGGTATGGCCCGGTGAAGAACCCCTGGGACACTGGCCGCGTGCCTGGCGGCTCGTCGGGTGGCAGCGTTGCCTGTGTTGCTGCGGGTCTGGCGCCGGTGGCCACCGCCACCGATACCGGGGGGTCGATCCGCCAGCCCGCGGCGCTGACCAACCTTACCGGCATCAAACCCACCTACGGGCGGGTGTCGCGGTTCGGCATGATCGCCTTCGCCTCGAGTCTCGATCAGGCCGGTGTGGTGGCGCACAGCGCAGAGGATGCCGCCTGGGTCCTGCAGGCCATGAGCGGCTTTGACCCGCTGGACTCGACCAGCGTCGAGCGGCCGGTCGACGACCTGGTGGCGCCGCTGACGCAGTCGATCAAGGGGCTGCGGGTCGGCCTGCCGACGGAATACTTCGCCGATGGCATGTCGCCCGGGGTGCGTGCCTGTGTCGATGCCGCGATCAAGGCGCTGACCGAGCAGGGGGCGGAATTCAGTGAGGTCAGCCTGCCGAATGCGCCGCTGTCGGTCCCGACCTACTACGTGGTGGCCCCGGCCGAGGCCAGTTCCAATCTGGCTCGCTACGATGGCGTGCGCTTCGGTCATCGTGCCGAAAGCGTAAAAAATCTTGAAGAGTTGTATAAAAAATCACGAGGGGAAGGCTTCGGCGCCGAAGTCCAGCGGCGCATCATGATCGGCACCTATGTGCTCAGTCATGGCTACTACGACGCCTATTATCTGCAGGCCCAGAAAGTGCGGCGGCTGATCGCCGAGGACTTCCGTCGGGCCTTCGAGCAGGTGGACGTGATCCTCGCGCCGACCACCACCGATGTCGCCTTCCGCTTCGGCGAGAAGACCGACGATCCGGTTGCCATGTATCTCAACGACATCTACACCATCGCTGCCAACCTGGCCGGAATCCCTGCGCTGAGCATGCCGGCCGGTTTTTCCGAGGGACTACCAGTGGGTGTGCAGTTGATGGGCAACTACTTCGACGAGGCGCGGCTGCTCAACGTGGCGCACCAGTATCAGCAGGCGAGCGACTGGCACCTGCAGCGGCCGGAGGCGTTCAAATGA
- the gatB gene encoding Asp-tRNA(Asn)/Glu-tRNA(Gln) amidotransferase subunit GatB, producing MIPNGWEAVIGLEVHCQLLTKTKIFSGANTAYGAAPNTQADGVTLGLPGVLPVLNGEALQMAVKFGLSVDAQIAERCVFARKHYFYPDLPKGYQISQYELPIVEHGHLDIEVEGQGKRIGITRAHMEEDAGKSLHENFTGVTGIDLNRAGTPLIEIVSEPDIRSSAEAVAYLKKLHQLVVYLGICDGNMQEGSFRCDANVSVRRVGAEKFGTRTETKNINSFRYVQQAIDFEIERQIEVIEGGGHIVQETRLFNPDTGETRTMRVKEDANDYRYFPDPDLLPVIVTVEERERIRATLPELPEAKRDRFEQQYGLPRYDATVLTGEAALADYYEAVVKASGADPKQCANWVTTDLLGALNKLGKAIVDSPITADMLSGMLKRMADNTISGKLAKDVFEAMLNGEGDADAIIDRKGLRQITDDGAIIAIIEQVMAANPGQLADFRSGKDKLFGFFVGQVMKASQGKANPDAVNRLLKDKLAG from the coding sequence ATGATCCCGAACGGATGGGAAGCCGTCATCGGACTGGAAGTGCATTGCCAGCTGTTGACCAAGACCAAGATCTTCTCCGGTGCCAACACCGCCTACGGCGCGGCACCCAATACCCAGGCCGACGGCGTCACCCTCGGCTTGCCCGGCGTGCTGCCGGTACTCAACGGCGAAGCCCTGCAGATGGCGGTGAAGTTCGGCCTGTCGGTGGACGCGCAGATCGCCGAGCGCTGCGTGTTCGCCCGCAAGCACTACTTCTATCCCGACCTGCCCAAGGGCTATCAGATCTCGCAGTACGAACTGCCGATCGTCGAACACGGCCACCTCGACATCGAGGTTGAAGGGCAAGGCAAGCGGATCGGTATCACCCGCGCCCATATGGAAGAGGACGCCGGCAAGTCATTGCACGAAAATTTCACCGGCGTCACCGGTATCGACCTCAACCGTGCCGGCACACCGTTGATTGAAATCGTTTCCGAGCCCGACATTCGCTCTTCGGCCGAGGCTGTGGCCTATCTGAAGAAGCTGCATCAACTGGTGGTTTACCTCGGCATCTGTGACGGCAACATGCAGGAAGGTTCCTTCCGCTGTGATGCCAACGTCTCCGTGCGGCGCGTCGGTGCCGAAAAGTTCGGCACCCGCACCGAGACCAAGAACATCAACTCGTTCCGCTATGTGCAGCAGGCGATCGATTTCGAGATCGAGCGCCAGATCGAAGTGATCGAGGGCGGCGGCCACATCGTGCAGGAAACCCGGCTGTTCAACCCGGATACCGGCGAAACCCGCACCATGCGTGTCAAGGAAGACGCCAACGACTACCGCTATTTCCCCGATCCTGACCTGTTGCCGGTGATCGTGACCGTTGAGGAACGCGAACGTATCCGCGCCACCCTGCCGGAACTGCCCGAGGCCAAGCGCGACCGCTTCGAGCAGCAGTATGGGCTGCCGCGCTACGACGCCACCGTGCTGACCGGCGAAGCGGCGCTGGCCGACTATTACGAGGCGGTGGTCAAGGCCTCCGGTGCCGATCCCAAGCAGTGTGCCAACTGGGTCACCACCGATTTGCTCGGCGCTCTCAACAAGCTGGGCAAGGCTATCGTCGACAGCCCGATCACCGCCGACATGCTCTCCGGCATGCTCAAGCGGATGGCCGACAACACCATCTCCGGCAAGCTCGCCAAGGACGTCTTCGAGGCCATGCTCAACGGCGAAGGCGATGCGGACGCCATCATCGATCGCAAGGGCCTGCGCCAGATCACTGACGACGGCGCCATCATCGCCATCATCGAGCAGGTGATGGCGGCCAACCCCGGGCAGCTGGCCGATTTCCGCAGCGGCAAGGACAAGCTGTTCGGCTTCTTCGTCGGCCAGGTGATGAAGGCCAGCCAGGGCAAGGCCAATCCCGATGCGGTGAACCGGCTGCTCAAGGACAAGCTGGCGGGATGA
- a CDS encoding Hsp33 family molecular chaperone HslO: MSAGGVNPLIPFLLPGRGVRGFAVNLTEQLNSMFGWRDYPPDVAQQLGQALAAAPLLAADMRQEGRFNLQFQGQGPVKLMVTQIDEALQLRGMVKHDADAEGDFQALFGGGLLAALVEPKRGDNRYQAMVDVVGLELAEALQIYFARSEQTQTLIRLAATPEKLAGVMLQRLPEGEGRNDDNWHHVYTLFRTVSAGDLLRWEIPDLLARVFAEDEVRLFEPRAVALRCQCSHAQISAMLLGLGREEVDTVLAEQGKVEVTCEFCGRQYRYSPAEAHALFVAETAAAAGQTRQ, translated from the coding sequence ATGAGTGCCGGAGGCGTCAACCCGCTGATTCCGTTTCTGCTGCCGGGGCGCGGTGTCCGCGGCTTTGCGGTCAACCTCACCGAACAGCTCAACAGCATGTTCGGCTGGCGCGACTACCCGCCGGATGTGGCACAGCAGCTCGGGCAGGCCCTGGCGGCAGCTCCGCTGCTGGCGGCCGACATGCGTCAGGAGGGCCGTTTCAACCTGCAGTTCCAGGGGCAGGGGCCGGTCAAGTTGATGGTGACGCAGATTGACGAGGCGCTGCAGTTGCGCGGCATGGTCAAGCACGATGCCGATGCCGAGGGCGACTTTCAGGCCCTGTTTGGCGGCGGCCTGCTGGCGGCGCTGGTGGAACCGAAGCGGGGCGACAATCGCTACCAGGCGATGGTGGACGTCGTCGGGCTGGAATTGGCCGAGGCCCTGCAGATCTACTTCGCCCGTTCCGAGCAAACCCAGACGTTGATCCGTCTGGCGGCCACGCCCGAGAAGCTGGCAGGCGTGATGTTGCAGCGCCTGCCCGAGGGCGAAGGCCGCAATGACGACAATTGGCACCACGTCTACACCCTGTTCAGGACCGTGAGCGCCGGCGACCTGTTGCGCTGGGAAATTCCGGACCTGCTCGCGCGGGTGTTTGCCGAAGACGAAGTGCGGCTGTTCGAACCGCGCGCGGTCGCGCTGCGCTGCCAGTGTTCGCATGCCCAGATCTCGGCCATGCTGTTGGGCCTGGGGCGCGAGGAGGTGGATACGGTGCTGGCCGAACAGGGAAAGGTCGAGGTGACCTGCGAATTCTGTGGTCGCCAGTACCGCTATTCGCCGGCAGAGGCGCATGCGCTGTTCGTCGCCGAAACGGCGGCCGCCGCCGGCCAGACCCGGCAATGA
- a CDS encoding SET domain-containing protein has protein sequence MIIPPYRIGPSQIAGAGKGLFLAAPVARGAVIIAPDNVHTVWPESRLRALPADSLEVQASVRWFEQWFSITPEWSDECYVNHAFKPTGLWHLGFIFALADLPADTEVTSDYRLLLGDGENPGFVCSQTGQPIIGLPWQLSLQTSARQLLGLFERS, from the coding sequence ATGATCATCCCGCCCTACCGGATCGGGCCCTCGCAGATTGCCGGCGCCGGCAAGGGACTGTTTCTGGCGGCGCCGGTGGCGCGGGGGGCGGTGATCATCGCGCCTGACAATGTGCACACCGTCTGGCCCGAGTCGCGGCTGCGGGCGCTGCCCGCGGACAGCCTCGAAGTGCAGGCCAGCGTCCGTTGGTTCGAGCAGTGGTTCTCGATCACCCCGGAGTGGAGTGACGAGTGCTACGTCAACCACGCGTTCAAACCCACCGGGCTGTGGCATCTGGGATTCATCTTTGCACTCGCCGACCTGCCGGCGGACACCGAAGTGACCAGCGACTACCGGCTGTTGCTCGGGGATGGCGAGAATCCGGGCTTTGTCTGCTCGCAGACCGGGCAGCCGATTATCGGACTGCCCTGGCAACTCAGCCTGCAGACCTCTGCGCGTCAGCTCCTGGGCCTGTTCGAACGCAGTTGA
- a CDS encoding PaaI family thioesterase, giving the protein MDAQPAIQMLEKGIAFVERTGLQVERLERGHVVCRMPFAGNGNHIGTMYAGALFTCAEIPGGALFLSTFDPAKCFPIVKSLDLKFLKPATADVRIDIRIDDSEIARIEADLDAHGKAEFVLTGDLTDPSGVVVAQSHGVYQLRSNRPRS; this is encoded by the coding sequence ATGGATGCACAGCCGGCGATCCAGATGCTCGAAAAGGGTATCGCCTTTGTCGAAAGAACCGGTCTGCAGGTCGAACGGCTGGAACGGGGGCACGTGGTCTGTCGCATGCCGTTTGCCGGCAATGGCAACCATATCGGCACCATGTATGCCGGTGCCCTGTTCACCTGTGCCGAGATCCCCGGGGGCGCCCTGTTCCTGTCGACCTTCGACCCGGCGAAGTGCTTCCCGATCGTGAAGTCCCTCGACCTCAAGTTCCTCAAGCCGGCCACCGCTGATGTCCGCATCGACATCCGCATCGACGACAGCGAGATTGCGCGTATCGAGGCCGATCTGGACGCCCACGGCAAGGCGGAGTTCGTGCTGACCGGCGACCTCACTGACCCCAGCGGGGTGGTCGTGGCGCAGTCACACGGCGTCTATCAACTGCGTTCGAACAGGCCCAGGAGCTGA
- a CDS encoding SAM-dependent methyltransferase, with protein MNPIQWVERGLVPDVVARAGMRALIAKRLQAPESVDQERRVEAFASFLDDLRRSPIAINTRDANVQHYEVPAEFFHRHLGPCLKYSCCLYPDGNETLAQAEEKMLALYAERAGLVDGMRIMDLGCGWGSLSLWLARQYPNSQVVGLSNSHGQREFIMAQAKSRGLTNLTIITGDIVDFDYPAQGVEAGFDRVMSIEMFEHMKNYGLLLKKIAGWLNPEGKLFVHIFAHKLLAYHYEVRDESDWMTQYFFLGGTMPSEHLLAHFQDDLRLARQWWVNGQHYEKTSNHWLAGMDAARADIMPIFEQAYGRADAGIWFNRWRMFYMAVAEFFGYADGNEWGVGHYLFEKR; from the coding sequence ATGAATCCCATCCAGTGGGTTGAACGGGGCCTGGTCCCCGACGTTGTTGCCCGAGCCGGTATGCGCGCGCTCATCGCCAAACGGCTGCAGGCGCCGGAAAGCGTCGACCAGGAGCGTCGCGTTGAAGCGTTCGCCTCGTTTCTCGATGACCTGCGGCGCAGCCCGATCGCCATCAACACTCGCGATGCCAACGTGCAGCACTACGAAGTTCCTGCCGAATTCTTTCATCGTCACCTTGGCCCCTGCCTGAAGTATTCCTGCTGCCTGTATCCGGACGGCAACGAGACGCTGGCACAGGCCGAAGAGAAGATGCTTGCCCTGTATGCCGAGCGTGCCGGGCTGGTCGACGGCATGCGCATCATGGATCTCGGCTGCGGCTGGGGGTCACTGTCGCTGTGGCTGGCGCGGCAGTACCCGAATTCACAGGTGGTCGGGCTCTCCAACTCCCACGGCCAGCGCGAATTCATCATGGCGCAGGCCAAGTCCAGGGGGCTGACGAACCTGACGATCATCACCGGCGATATCGTCGACTTCGACTACCCGGCACAGGGGGTGGAAGCAGGCTTCGACCGTGTCATGTCGATCGAAATGTTCGAGCACATGAAGAACTACGGCCTGCTGCTGAAGAAGATTGCCGGCTGGTTGAACCCCGAGGGCAAGCTGTTCGTCCATATCTTCGCCCACAAGTTGCTGGCCTATCACTACGAAGTGCGCGACGAAAGTGACTGGATGACGCAGTACTTTTTCCTCGGTGGCACCATGCCCAGCGAACACCTGCTGGCGCATTTTCAGGACGATCTTCGTCTGGCCCGCCAGTGGTGGGTGAACGGCCAGCACTACGAAAAGACCTCCAACCACTGGTTGGCCGGCATGGACGCCGCGCGTGCCGACATCATGCCCATCTTCGAGCAGGCCTACGGCCGTGCTGACGCCGGTATCTGGTTCAACCGCTGGCGAATGTTCTACATGGCCGTCGCCGAGTTCTTCGGCTATGCCGACGGCAATGAATGGGGCGTGGGCCACTACCTGTTCGAGAAGCGGTAG
- a CDS encoding MBL fold metallo-hydrolase, which produces MAAVCLAGCAGGPGYHGPVSDHFDGERFHNDTPFDVGWADLWRYYRERDPGPWQRDLRPPSQPAPPARVADGELRVTVVNHATVLLQYDGLNVLTDPIWSERASPVSWLGPRRHVAPGLTFAQLPPIDAVLISHNHYDHLDLQTLRRLDAAHAPLFVVGLGEDRWLRDAGLRRVQALDWGQRTLLSDALGVRALPAKHWNGRSLLPGRRNRSLWLAFLIETRGGPVYFAGDTGYGAHFADTGDRYGPFRLALLPIGAYKPRWLTAYQHTSPEDAVRAHTDLRAAQSIGVHFGTFQLSEEGQHEPVTDLVAARQASGLADTTFIAPTFGAARAIPVLPSMLTEP; this is translated from the coding sequence ATGGCCGCCGTCTGCCTGGCGGGTTGCGCCGGCGGCCCCGGATATCACGGGCCGGTGAGCGATCACTTCGACGGTGAGCGGTTTCACAACGACACACCATTCGATGTTGGCTGGGCGGACCTCTGGCGCTACTACCGGGAACGCGATCCCGGTCCTTGGCAGCGGGACCTGCGCCCGCCTTCGCAGCCCGCGCCGCCAGCGCGGGTCGCTGACGGTGAGCTGCGGGTGACGGTGGTCAACCACGCCACGGTGCTGTTGCAGTACGACGGTCTCAACGTACTGACCGACCCGATCTGGAGCGAGCGTGCCAGCCCGGTGTCATGGCTGGGGCCGCGGCGCCATGTGGCCCCGGGGCTCACTTTTGCGCAACTGCCTCCGATTGATGCGGTTCTGATCTCGCACAACCACTATGACCATCTCGACCTGCAGACGCTGCGGCGCCTCGACGCCGCGCATGCGCCGCTGTTCGTGGTGGGTCTCGGGGAAGACCGCTGGCTCCGCGACGCCGGGCTGCGACGGGTGCAGGCCCTCGACTGGGGCCAGCGGACATTGCTTTCCGACGCGCTCGGCGTGCGCGCACTGCCGGCAAAACACTGGAACGGGCGCAGCCTGCTGCCGGGCCGTCGCAATCGCAGTCTGTGGCTGGCGTTTCTGATCGAAACCCGGGGTGGCCCCGTCTACTTCGCCGGTGATACCGGCTACGGCGCCCACTTCGCAGATACCGGCGATAGGTATGGTCCGTTTCGGCTGGCCCTGCTGCCGATCGGGGCCTACAAGCCACGATGGCTCACGGCTTACCAGCACACCAGCCCGGAAGACGCGGTGCGAGCCCACACCGACCTGCGCGCCGCGCAGAGTATCGGAGTGCACTTCGGCACCTTTCAGCTGTCCGAGGAAGGGCAGCATGAACCGGTCACCGATCTGGTTGCAGCCCGCCAAGCCTCCGGGCTTGCCGACACCACCTTCATCGCGCCGACATTCGGTGCGGCCCGGGCCATTCCGGTCCTGCCCTCGATGCTCACGGAGCCCTGA
- a CDS encoding TetR family transcriptional regulator, producing MKSKNPLSGRERLMEAALELAATTRSIASLGLREVARHAGLNPNTFYRHFRDFDELGVAMLAELGTALRSGLRERRMQPAQKGFRMADFSSPAEGLQEAQAIARESVGLVLDFVTEHREAYTVGVRELYGSSPVMRKAMQDLLEGIAQDMTEDLMEVLKLPGVTSAELIEIARIIVRQMVFFSMDYLEEEARRPEIRRQAERFILLLFWGAIAARSPELLKDPALRFPTF from the coding sequence ATGAAGTCAAAGAACCCGCTGAGCGGCCGCGAACGGCTGATGGAGGCTGCACTCGAACTGGCGGCGACCACCCGCAGCATCGCCTCGCTGGGGCTGCGCGAGGTGGCCCGCCATGCCGGGCTCAACCCCAACACCTTCTACCGCCACTTCCGCGACTTCGATGAGTTGGGGGTCGCCATGCTGGCGGAACTCGGCACCGCCCTGCGCAGCGGCCTCCGGGAGCGGCGCATGCAGCCGGCACAGAAGGGTTTCCGCATGGCGGATTTCAGCAGCCCGGCGGAAGGCCTGCAGGAAGCCCAGGCCATTGCCCGCGAGTCGGTCGGCCTGGTCCTCGACTTCGTGACCGAGCACCGTGAAGCCTATACCGTCGGCGTGCGCGAGCTTTACGGCAGCAGCCCGGTGATGCGCAAGGCCATGCAGGATCTGCTGGAAGGCATCGCTCAGGACATGACGGAGGATCTGATGGAGGTCCTCAAGCTGCCGGGCGTGACCTCCGCCGAGCTGATCGAGATCGCCCGCATCATCGTCCGACAGATGGTGTTCTTCTCGATGGACTATCTCGAAGAAGAGGCGCGTCGCCCGGAGATCCGTCGCCAGGCCGAGCGCTTCATCCTGCTGTTGTTCTGGGGGGCGATCGCCGCCCGCAGCCCGGAACTGCTGAAGGACCCGGCGCTGCGCTTTCCAACGTTCTGA
- a CDS encoding metal-dependent hydrolase, protein MTAKKPAPTSRSAKTLSVMPTRRDVTFDLPADRVHDWASGNVHFTHLMNTMSLVIPVGERFFIDAVRYYRDQVTDPELKKAATAFIGQEAMHGREHDEYNAKVFERLPNAERFEKRITALLRWFQTRTPPSMRLSGTIALEHLTAIMADGLLQEPRLKEQSEPGYSALWHWHALEETEHKAVAFDVWTTTQGTGPRAYLERSFGLVLATTIFWAEVIPAYLSFLRHEGKLTDIKGWRAFYRLAFGEIGFLRKMVRPWFDYFRPGFHPWHHDNRAFLEDIDAFVDQYTRTQGPMARAA, encoded by the coding sequence ATGACTGCCAAAAAACCCGCCCCGACGTCCCGCAGTGCCAAGACGCTGTCGGTGATGCCGACGCGCCGCGACGTGACGTTCGATCTTCCCGCAGACCGCGTGCATGACTGGGCCAGCGGCAATGTTCACTTTACCCACCTGATGAACACCATGTCGTTGGTGATTCCGGTCGGCGAACGCTTCTTCATTGACGCCGTGCGGTATTACCGCGATCAGGTGACCGACCCTGAGCTGAAAAAGGCGGCCACCGCATTTATCGGCCAGGAGGCGATGCACGGGCGTGAGCACGACGAGTACAACGCCAAGGTATTCGAGCGTCTGCCCAACGCCGAGCGTTTCGAGAAGCGCATCACCGCACTGTTGCGCTGGTTCCAGACCCGCACGCCGCCCTCCATGCGGTTGTCGGGCACGATTGCGCTGGAGCACCTCACCGCGATCATGGCCGATGGCCTGCTGCAGGAACCGCGGCTCAAGGAACAGTCGGAGCCGGGCTACTCCGCGCTGTGGCACTGGCATGCGCTTGAAGAGACCGAACACAAGGCGGTCGCCTTCGATGTCTGGACCACCACGCAGGGGACCGGTCCGCGCGCCTACCTGGAGCGCAGCTTCGGGTTGGTGCTGGCCACCACCATTTTCTGGGCCGAGGTGATTCCGGCCTATCTCAGCTTCCTGCGCCATGAAGGCAAGCTGACCGACATCAAAGGCTGGCGCGCGTTCTACCGCCTCGCCTTCGGTGAGATCGGCTTCCTGCGCAAGATGGTGCGGCCGTGGTTTGACTACTTCCGTCCCGGGTTTCATCCCTGGCATCACGACAATCGGGCCTTTCTCGAGGACATCGATGCGTTCGTCGACCAGTACACCCGTACCCAGGGGCCGATGGCCCGGGCCGCCTGA